A genomic window from Alkalihalobacillus sp. AL-G includes:
- a CDS encoding MTAP family purine nucleoside phosphorylase produces MKKVGVIGGTGFYDLLEQSEEINVKTDFGDVFLYKGNYADKEVYFLPRHGKNHDSLAHEINYRGNMVALKELGIEHVLSMCAVGSLTLDIPVGGFALLDQFVDVTTNRVKTYGKYSVDITNPYCENLRQNFLEAAEEVGIDLVPKATYICVDGPRYETGAEIQLYKNWGMDVVGMTNSTEASLARELGLAYSVVTLTTDIAAGISDVAPDLEMHKNVVIENKQKMIDLFLAAIKRVDTNKESEAKQAYERALKAREEKLKNSVPVS; encoded by the coding sequence ATGAAAAAAGTGGGAGTAATCGGAGGTACAGGATTTTACGATCTATTGGAGCAATCGGAGGAAATCAACGTAAAGACAGACTTTGGGGATGTGTTCTTATATAAAGGGAACTACGCCGATAAGGAAGTCTATTTCCTGCCGCGTCATGGCAAAAATCATGATTCGCTTGCACATGAAATCAACTATCGGGGAAACATGGTTGCATTGAAAGAACTCGGTATTGAACATGTCCTTTCGATGTGTGCGGTCGGTTCATTGACTCTTGATATCCCAGTCGGCGGATTCGCCCTTCTCGATCAGTTTGTCGATGTGACGACGAACCGAGTGAAAACATATGGAAAGTACTCCGTGGACATCACGAACCCGTATTGCGAAAATCTTCGCCAGAATTTCCTCGAAGCAGCAGAAGAGGTTGGAATCGATCTTGTTCCGAAAGCAACGTACATCTGTGTAGACGGTCCTCGTTACGAGACAGGGGCAGAAATCCAGCTTTATAAAAACTGGGGAATGGATGTTGTCGGCATGACGAATAGTACGGAAGCCTCCCTTGCACGAGAACTCGGCCTTGCCTATTCGGTTGTGACATTGACCACCGATATTGCAGCCGGAATCAGTGATGTCGCACCAGATCTTGAAATGCACAAAAATGTCGTCATTGAAAACAAACAGAAAATGATCGATCTTTTCTTGGCGGCTATCAAGCGAGTTGATACGAATAAAGAATCTGAAGCGAAGCAGGCATACGAACGCGCATTGAAAGCTCGGGAAGAAAAGCTCAAAAATAGCGTTCCAGTAAGCTGA
- a CDS encoding amidohydrolase family protein, which translates to MKKLIHNATIVDSSSKVFEGSLLIDGDKIKEVRAGSLPIDSDIDETIDASGRIVIPGMVNAHYHSYSNVLKGTTNNLPLEIWSLYTVAYGHSLTEEELELAVLLGAIEMIKNGTTACIDHYPHLVGSNAALKAYEKTGMRIGFAPMMHDVPDHHFLNVKLPNYFKKKLDDAPRKSVGEVDDYYRGLIEAWHNKNGNIEIMLGPNAPQRCSSDMLNLCRELSEEFGLAVHTHLLETKGQLISGVETFPDGIFGHLKEHGLLSEKLSVAHAVILKNNEIELLRGHGVTVVHNPASNMTLGSGKAPIHHFLNETSKLAIGTDASNCGTQHNLFEAMRLAAMWHRVDEPDYQKWPQSVDVWRMATAGGAGVFSNDSVLGRITEGAAADLVFLKATGTSFTPLQDPVTQLVFQENGRSVDSVMVAGEWVMKDGSLTTLNEREILEEVRERTEHLMSHSKQQVELADQLAPYFKQRYDELQRENYN; encoded by the coding sequence ATGAAAAAGCTGATCCATAATGCAACCATCGTTGACAGTTCGTCAAAGGTGTTTGAGGGAAGCCTCCTTATCGACGGCGATAAGATCAAGGAAGTCCGGGCTGGGAGTTTGCCAATCGATTCGGATATCGATGAGACCATCGATGCTTCCGGAAGGATTGTCATACCGGGTATGGTGAATGCCCACTACCACTCTTATTCGAATGTCTTAAAAGGGACAACGAATAATCTGCCATTGGAAATCTGGTCGCTTTATACCGTTGCTTATGGGCATTCGTTAACAGAAGAAGAGTTGGAGCTCGCCGTTTTACTCGGGGCGATCGAGATGATCAAAAACGGTACGACTGCATGTATCGATCACTATCCACACTTGGTTGGATCGAATGCTGCGTTAAAGGCTTACGAGAAAACAGGAATGCGTATAGGGTTTGCTCCGATGATGCATGATGTACCGGACCATCATTTTCTTAACGTGAAACTGCCGAATTATTTTAAGAAAAAGCTTGACGATGCACCACGAAAGTCAGTCGGTGAGGTAGATGACTATTACCGCGGGCTGATTGAGGCCTGGCACAACAAGAACGGAAACATCGAAATTATGCTCGGTCCGAACGCACCACAGCGCTGTTCCTCTGACATGCTGAACCTGTGCAGGGAATTAAGTGAAGAGTTCGGATTAGCAGTACACACTCATTTGCTCGAAACGAAGGGGCAACTGATAAGCGGTGTGGAAACGTTTCCCGACGGAATATTCGGCCATTTGAAGGAGCACGGACTGCTTTCAGAAAAACTATCCGTTGCACATGCTGTAATACTCAAAAATAACGAAATTGAGCTTCTTAGGGGTCACGGTGTGACAGTCGTCCATAATCCTGCGAGCAATATGACCTTGGGAAGCGGCAAAGCTCCGATCCATCACTTTTTAAATGAAACAAGTAAACTCGCAATTGGGACAGACGCATCGAATTGCGGTACCCAGCACAATCTTTTCGAAGCAATGAGATTAGCCGCGATGTGGCACCGTGTAGATGAACCAGACTATCAAAAGTGGCCTCAATCTGTGGATGTATGGCGGATGGCAACGGCTGGCGGTGCCGGTGTCTTTTCAAATGACAGTGTATTAGGACGAATTACGGAAGGTGCTGCAGCTGATCTCGTGTTTTTAAAAGCGACGGGCACTTCCTTTACCCCCCTTCAGGATCCTGTTACACAACTCGTATTTCAGGAAAATGGAAGGTCGGTAGATTCAGTGATGGTCGCTGGCGAGTGGGTGATGAAGGATGGGAGCCTTACTACATTGAATGAGAGGGAGATCCTTGAGGAAGTTCGGGAAAGAACGGAACACCTTATGTCTCATTCTAAACAACAAGTAGAGCTGGCAGATCAGCTCGCTCCTTACTTTAAACAAAGATATGATGAGCTACAACGTGAAAATTACAATTAG
- a CDS encoding class II aldolase/adducin family protein has translation MSVELLKKELAYVSHKVYQKGYTQATGGNISVRIPGTDTVLIKRSGVSLGEVTTEDALIVNMEGEVIEGQGKPSKEIGFHLGVYKVRPDVNAVVHCHPNYAIGYAILGQELPLPTVTARKLLEYVPVAGVAPSGSKELAENVTNVYKNNPGIKVCLLEQHGICAVGPTLEAAYNVADLTEATAKQAFISSQIKANLPVPVTQ, from the coding sequence ATGTCGGTCGAATTACTAAAAAAAGAATTGGCTTATGTCTCTCATAAGGTTTATCAAAAAGGCTACACACAAGCAACGGGAGGAAACATCAGCGTACGTATACCAGGAACAGATACGGTTTTGATCAAACGAAGCGGTGTCAGTCTTGGTGAAGTGACAACCGAAGATGCTCTTATCGTCAATATGGAAGGGGAAGTCATCGAAGGACAGGGAAAACCGTCTAAAGAAATCGGCTTTCACCTTGGTGTTTATAAGGTCCGTCCGGATGTAAATGCGGTCGTCCATTGTCATCCGAACTATGCGATTGGGTATGCGATTCTAGGCCAGGAGCTTCCGCTTCCTACGGTTACAGCCCGCAAGCTGCTCGAGTATGTGCCTGTAGCGGGTGTCGCTCCATCAGGATCAAAGGAGCTCGCAGAGAATGTAACCAATGTGTATAAGAACAATCCTGGAATCAAAGTATGCCTTCTTGAACAACACGGAATTTGCGCAGTCGGACCAACTCTTGAAGCGGCTTATAATGTGGCAGATTTGACAGAAGCAACTGCAAAACAGGCCTTCATCTCTTCACAAATCAAGGCGAACCTACCGGTGCCTGTGACTCAATAA
- the mtnA gene encoding S-methyl-5-thioribose-1-phosphate isomerase yields the protein MKTIQQLTDEFLEQKLALPIWFEDGTLKLLDQLKLPFEEEVYTITAVPELADAIKNMNIRGSGAIGISGAYGLYLAALNSTGHEQSIREAGALLKSTRPTAVNLMKTIDEVLSIVNGKGTELITKVEQKVVEILERQLAFEHQLGEHGASLIKDGDTIMTHCHSGAVGGSGYGGRALSVIRKAFDLGKEIHVFTCETRPYLQGARITAYELKKFGIPHTLITDNMSAYCMSKGMIDKVVVGSDRVAGNGDLANKIGTYMHALAAKAHSVPFYTATSSHTIDFSSESGESIEVEMRNAKEVTHLNGTPIAPEGTNALYPSFDVTPNDLITGIITEKGVVSQPFSQNLKALELEKTFQ from the coding sequence ATGAAAACGATCCAACAGCTTACTGATGAGTTTCTTGAACAGAAGCTTGCTTTACCGATATGGTTTGAAGACGGCACACTGAAATTGCTTGATCAGTTGAAGCTCCCATTTGAAGAAGAGGTTTATACGATTACAGCGGTGCCAGAGCTGGCGGATGCGATAAAGAACATGAACATTCGCGGTTCTGGAGCAATTGGTATTTCAGGAGCTTACGGCCTGTACCTTGCTGCATTGAATTCGACCGGCCATGAACAAAGCATACGGGAGGCAGGGGCATTGCTTAAAAGTACAAGACCAACAGCGGTCAACCTTATGAAAACGATCGATGAAGTCTTATCCATTGTAAATGGTAAAGGAACAGAATTGATTACAAAGGTTGAACAGAAGGTAGTAGAAATTTTAGAACGCCAGCTTGCGTTTGAACATCAGCTCGGCGAACACGGTGCATCCCTGATCAAGGATGGCGACACGATCATGACCCATTGCCACTCAGGGGCAGTCGGAGGCTCTGGCTACGGCGGTCGTGCTCTATCGGTTATACGGAAGGCATTCGACCTCGGTAAGGAAATCCACGTCTTCACGTGTGAAACGCGGCCATATCTGCAGGGGGCTCGGATTACAGCCTATGAATTAAAGAAATTCGGCATCCCTCATACGTTGATTACTGATAACATGTCCGCCTACTGCATGAGTAAAGGGATGATTGATAAGGTTGTCGTCGGCTCCGACCGGGTAGCAGGGAACGGGGACCTTGCCAATAAAATTGGAACGTATATGCATGCGTTAGCTGCAAAGGCTCATTCAGTTCCATTCTACACCGCGACATCGAGTCACACGATTGATTTCAGCTCAGAAAGCGGGGAGTCGATCGAAGTAGAAATGAGGAACGCGAAGGAAGTAACACACTTGAATGGTACACCGATTGCACCGGAAGGCACGAATGCGTTGTATCCCTCATTCGATGTCACACCGAATGATCTTATCACAGGCATCATTACCGAAAAAGGAGTCGTTTCACAACCGTTTAGCCAAAACCTCAAGGCTCTTGAGTTAGAAAAAACGTTTCAATAG
- a CDS encoding XapX domain-containing protein produces MLKDAVLALVAGFVVGAVFKMIKLPLPAPPILAGVLGVAGVYLGGKFIETIVLKLSS; encoded by the coding sequence ATGTTGAAAGATGCTGTACTCGCTCTAGTAGCTGGATTTGTAGTTGGTGCTGTATTCAAAATGATCAAGCTGCCATTGCCTGCTCCCCCGATATTAGCTGGTGTCCTTGGAGTAGCAGGTGTTTACCTAGGCGGAAAATTCATAGAGACGATTGTTCTGAAGCTATCATCATAA
- a CDS encoding malate synthase G, which produces MSDYVQVGDLHIARELYEFINSEAIPGSEVTSEQFWSGLEGIIKELSPKNKSLLEKRTELQTKINNWHKENFETFDFDAYKSFLKEINYLESQPEEFEVTTENVDDEIAAQAGPQLVVPINNARYAINAANARWGSLYDALYGTDAISEENGAVRKDFYNPVRGDRVIAYAKEFLDETVPLTGSSHKEAVSYAIVDGELSVSLKDGQTVCLKDVSQLVGCKGQPREPKAVLLKNNGLHLEIQIDRTHPIGSTDEAGVKDILMESALTTIMDCEDSVAAVDTEDKVLVYRNMLGLLKGDLSVTFQKGGKSVTRSLNPDRHYKTTDNEELTLPGRSLMFIRTVGHLMTSNAVLDHNGNEVPEGILDTVITGLIGKQDVLGNGGYNNSKEGSVYIVKPKMHGSEEVAFANELFNRTEDIVGLERNTLKIGVMDEERRTTLNLKACISEVKERIVFINTGFLDRTGDEIHTSIEAGPVIRKNEMKSSKWLQGYEKSNVKAGLESGLQGRAQIGKGMWAMPDRMADMLEQKGGQLEAGANTAWVPSPTAATLHALHYHKIDVSEVQRDLAYKLVDYQNDILEIPLAVNPDWSPEEIQEELDNNAQGILGYVVRWVEQGVGCSKVPDIHNVGLMEDRATLRISSQHIANWLHHGICTREQVLETFKRMAKVVDEQNAGDPDYKSMSPDFENSVAFQAACELVFEGHNQPNGYTEPILHRRRIEAKSKVLVKK; this is translated from the coding sequence ATGAGTGACTACGTGCAAGTCGGCGATCTTCATATCGCACGAGAATTATATGAGTTCATCAATTCAGAGGCAATACCAGGCAGTGAAGTGACAAGTGAACAGTTCTGGTCTGGGTTGGAAGGTATCATAAAAGAATTATCTCCGAAAAACAAATCATTGTTGGAAAAGCGTACGGAATTACAAACAAAAATCAACAACTGGCATAAGGAGAATTTCGAAACATTCGATTTTGACGCTTACAAGTCATTTCTAAAAGAAATCAACTATTTAGAATCTCAACCTGAGGAATTCGAGGTTACGACGGAAAATGTAGATGATGAGATTGCAGCTCAAGCGGGGCCTCAACTAGTCGTACCGATCAATAATGCCCGGTATGCGATCAATGCCGCTAATGCACGCTGGGGAAGTCTCTATGACGCCCTTTATGGAACAGATGCAATTTCCGAAGAAAATGGGGCTGTGCGCAAGGACTTCTATAATCCGGTCCGCGGAGATCGAGTGATTGCATACGCGAAGGAATTCCTCGATGAAACCGTTCCATTGACCGGCTCTTCCCATAAAGAGGCTGTTTCCTACGCAATCGTCGATGGCGAACTCTCGGTTTCACTGAAAGACGGACAAACTGTATGTTTGAAGGATGTTTCCCAGCTTGTCGGATGTAAGGGTCAACCTCGGGAACCTAAAGCGGTACTATTGAAGAATAACGGACTCCACCTGGAAATCCAAATTGATCGTACACATCCGATTGGATCGACGGATGAGGCAGGAGTTAAAGATATATTGATGGAATCAGCGTTGACGACAATCATGGATTGCGAGGATTCAGTCGCTGCAGTTGATACCGAGGATAAAGTATTGGTCTATCGGAACATGCTGGGCTTACTGAAGGGGGATTTATCCGTCACCTTTCAAAAAGGCGGTAAATCCGTTACGCGATCACTGAATCCGGACCGTCATTACAAAACGACGGATAACGAGGAGTTGACTCTACCAGGTCGATCACTCATGTTTATCCGGACCGTCGGGCATTTGATGACCAGCAATGCGGTTCTCGACCATAACGGAAATGAGGTTCCAGAAGGAATACTGGACACTGTCATTACAGGACTGATCGGGAAACAAGACGTTTTAGGAAATGGAGGTTACAACAATTCCAAGGAAGGCTCGGTTTACATCGTTAAGCCGAAAATGCATGGTTCAGAGGAAGTTGCCTTTGCGAATGAACTATTCAATCGTACCGAAGATATCGTTGGACTTGAGAGAAACACCCTGAAAATAGGTGTGATGGATGAAGAACGCAGGACGACATTGAATTTGAAAGCTTGCATCAGTGAAGTGAAGGAACGCATCGTGTTCATCAACACAGGCTTTTTGGATCGTACCGGAGACGAAATCCATACGTCGATTGAAGCAGGTCCAGTCATCCGTAAGAATGAGATGAAATCATCGAAATGGCTGCAGGGATATGAGAAATCAAATGTAAAAGCAGGACTTGAAAGCGGATTGCAAGGCCGCGCGCAAATCGGTAAAGGAATGTGGGCGATGCCGGACCGTATGGCGGATATGCTAGAGCAAAAGGGAGGCCAGCTTGAAGCCGGAGCGAACACGGCGTGGGTACCATCCCCTACGGCGGCAACACTACATGCACTCCATTATCATAAAATCGATGTTTCCGAGGTGCAACGAGATTTAGCTTATAAACTGGTGGACTATCAAAATGATATCCTCGAAATTCCATTGGCCGTAAACCCTGATTGGAGCCCGGAGGAAATCCAAGAGGAACTGGATAACAACGCGCAAGGAATTCTGGGATACGTTGTCCGCTGGGTGGAACAAGGAGTCGGCTGCTCGAAAGTTCCTGATATCCATAACGTTGGACTGATGGAAGACCGGGCGACTCTCCGAATTTCAAGCCAGCATATTGCCAATTGGCTGCATCACGGAATCTGCACGAGAGAGCAAGTGCTGGAAACGTTCAAACGGATGGCAAAGGTGGTCGATGAGCAAAATGCGGGGGATCCGGATTACAAGTCGATGTCTCCTGACTTTGAAAACTCCGTCGCATTCCAGGCTGCCTGCGAATTGGTATTCGAAGGCCATAACCAACCGAACGGATATACAGAACCGATTCTGCACCGACGCCGAATCGAAGCAAAATCCAAAGTACTCGTAAAAAAATAA
- a CDS encoding M20 family metallopeptidase, protein MTISVNGTSLDLIEDILTFRKDLHENPELSGEEFETSKKIQEKLDQYGIPYQTGYAKTGVLGIIEGGKPGRTIALRADIDALPITEKTDLEFASKNPGKMHACGHDAHTAMLLGVGVALNQIKEGIEGTVLLVFQPAEENAPEGGAEQMMKDGVFDTYEPDVIIGQHVWPDLPVGQFGVMSGPIMGNSDRFKIVVRGAGGHASMPHQTIDAIVAANHIVTALQTVVSRNVDPLDSAVVTVGKIEGGYRYNVVADEVTLEGTVRTFQDETKQKVKERFHAIVKGVAEGMGAQVDIDYLDGYPATVNTPEWADLIKHTAQSMFGKESIPSLPPSMGGEDFGRFLVNYPGVYYWLGTSIGEVQKPLHDPAFQLNEEAIPLGIKLMTQAAIDTLSRLNQKDAGGNCK, encoded by the coding sequence ATGACGATCAGTGTGAATGGGACAAGCCTCGACTTAATCGAGGATATATTGACCTTTCGTAAGGATTTACATGAAAATCCTGAGCTTAGTGGGGAAGAATTTGAAACGTCCAAAAAGATTCAAGAAAAGCTTGATCAATATGGAATTCCGTATCAGACTGGCTATGCGAAAACGGGAGTGCTTGGCATCATTGAAGGTGGAAAGCCTGGCAGAACGATAGCACTTCGAGCGGACATTGATGCGTTGCCGATTACTGAAAAAACAGACCTAGAATTTGCCTCTAAAAATCCAGGGAAAATGCATGCTTGTGGACACGATGCCCACACTGCAATGCTGCTAGGCGTTGGTGTCGCCTTAAATCAGATAAAAGAAGGTATTGAAGGCACGGTCCTGCTTGTGTTTCAGCCTGCTGAGGAAAATGCTCCAGAAGGTGGGGCTGAACAAATGATGAAGGATGGCGTGTTTGATACGTATGAGCCTGACGTCATTATCGGTCAGCATGTATGGCCGGATCTTCCGGTTGGTCAATTTGGTGTCATGTCAGGTCCGATCATGGGGAATTCCGATCGTTTTAAAATTGTTGTTAGGGGAGCGGGCGGTCATGCAAGTATGCCCCATCAGACAATCGATGCGATTGTAGCAGCCAATCATATTGTCACAGCTCTGCAAACAGTTGTTAGCCGGAATGTCGATCCACTCGATTCAGCTGTTGTTACAGTCGGAAAAATAGAAGGTGGATACCGGTACAACGTCGTAGCAGATGAGGTGACGTTGGAAGGTACAGTGAGGACATTTCAGGACGAGACGAAACAGAAAGTGAAGGAAAGATTTCACGCGATTGTAAAAGGTGTAGCGGAGGGAATGGGGGCACAGGTGGATATCGATTATTTGGACGGATACCCGGCAACCGTAAATACGCCTGAGTGGGCGGACCTCATAAAACATACCGCTCAAAGTATGTTTGGTAAGGAGTCGATTCCAAGTCTGCCACCATCAATGGGGGGCGAGGACTTCGGTCGCTTTTTAGTAAACTATCCTGGTGTGTATTATTGGCTCGGTACTTCGATCGGAGAAGTACAAAAGCCCCTTCATGATCCAGCCTTTCAATTAAACGAAGAGGCGATTCCACTTGGGATCAAACTGATGACACAGGCTGCGATCGACACCTTATCGCGGCTTAATCAAAAGGATGCAGGAGGAAACTGCAAATGA
- a CDS encoding amidohydrolase, giving the protein MNNRLNEFLSSMTPVLLEKRREFHRHPEVAWTEYVTTYKIGGKLKQLGFRITVGKDALAQGERLGVPNDADLRSNEGRARDMGVPPEWLEKMKGGNTGLVAEFDTGKTGKHIALRFDIDGLPIKESKDLGHLPAKNGFVSKREGAMHACGHDGHTVIGLGVAEFIHKFKDELNGRFTLLFQPAEEGGRGAITMVEKGWLDDVDLFLSGHIGIHSIPAGEIAATTTNFLSTTKMNVVYRGKSAHAGLEPNRGKNALLAAAAASLHLNGITRHADGATRINIGRLEAGSGRNIIADYARMEIETRGFTTELNEYMVEEAERIIQATADLYDVKVETEVAGTAISVDCNEELIPLIKKACEQSDTITKIHHALPLGASEDVSFMIDRVQKNGGLATFLIFGSPLPAGHHHPRFDFDEQVIPTAVEAFSKVIQNYIKS; this is encoded by the coding sequence ATGAACAATCGGTTAAATGAGTTTCTATCGTCAATGACACCTGTTTTATTAGAAAAACGAAGAGAGTTTCATCGACATCCAGAGGTTGCTTGGACCGAATATGTAACCACCTACAAGATTGGGGGAAAGCTTAAACAATTAGGTTTTCGTATCACAGTTGGCAAGGACGCTCTTGCTCAGGGCGAGCGCCTCGGGGTTCCAAACGATGCTGATCTCAGATCGAATGAGGGTCGTGCACGTGATATGGGTGTTCCTCCGGAATGGCTGGAAAAAATGAAGGGAGGGAACACAGGACTCGTTGCTGAGTTTGACACAGGAAAAACTGGCAAGCATATTGCTCTTCGTTTTGACATCGACGGCCTCCCAATCAAGGAGTCGAAGGATCTGGGTCATCTTCCTGCTAAAAATGGTTTTGTATCCAAGCGGGAAGGCGCGATGCATGCCTGTGGTCATGATGGCCATACCGTCATAGGTCTTGGTGTTGCCGAATTCATCCATAAGTTCAAGGATGAGCTTAACGGTCGATTCACGCTGCTTTTCCAGCCTGCTGAAGAGGGTGGTAGAGGGGCGATAACGATGGTGGAAAAAGGGTGGCTGGATGATGTCGACCTTTTTCTAAGCGGTCATATTGGTATTCATTCGATCCCGGCCGGCGAAATAGCCGCAACTACAACTAACTTTTTATCAACAACAAAAATGAACGTCGTCTATCGTGGAAAATCAGCACACGCTGGATTAGAGCCGAATCGCGGGAAGAATGCCTTGCTTGCAGCAGCGGCGGCCAGTCTCCATCTGAATGGGATTACCCGGCATGCTGACGGGGCAACAAGAATCAACATCGGAAGGCTAGAGGCAGGGAGCGGACGTAACATTATCGCAGACTATGCGCGGATGGAGATTGAAACGCGTGGCTTCACGACTGAATTAAATGAATATATGGTTGAAGAGGCTGAACGTATTATTCAAGCAACCGCTGATCTCTATGATGTAAAGGTGGAAACAGAGGTCGCAGGAACCGCGATATCGGTAGATTGTAACGAGGAATTGATTCCACTAATTAAAAAAGCATGTGAACAAAGCGACACGATCACAAAAATACATCATGCACTGCCATTGGGAGCTTCAGAGGATGTATCCTTCATGATCGATCGCGTGCAAAAAAACGGCGGTCTCGCAACGTTTCTCATTTTTGGTTCACCGTTACCAGCGGGCCATCATCACCCACGCTTTGATTTTGATGAACAAGTCATTCCAACAGCGGTTGAAGCTTTTTCAAAAGTGATCCAGAATTATATTAAGTCGTGA
- a CDS encoding M20 family metallo-hydrolase: protein MEDWLDHHLKQLNLVDTMKQPNGYTRLGYTEAENKAIQEFKRIAESLDLSIREDVAGNVIARWESVATAVDSAVAVGSHLDTVIEGGGYDGTAGILCGLGAVKLLQDRGFVPKRPIEIICFRSEESARFGVSTIGSKAIAGILDSEIGTVVDSKGTSIAQAVQDVGFDWSKFPKAERQKQEIGSFVELHIEQGTLIEESGKNFGVVHGVACPIRLKVTVSGKAGHTGTTPMDKRQDALVAIAPLVPFVSKTAKEFTDLNQNPVVATVSTMELKPNAMNVIPSKVEAGIDIRSVDDGLKKEVEQRIRVKCEEINADYQVTVHVEKLVDNQSVHLDSEVQKKLAQAGERAGYSSLSMNSGAGHDVMNIAQKWPAGLIFIPCKDGVSHHPDEHATLRDLQMGVELIASYLTIEAGD, encoded by the coding sequence ATGGAGGATTGGTTGGACCATCACTTAAAACAGTTAAATCTCGTCGACACTATGAAGCAACCGAACGGTTATACGAGATTGGGCTATACGGAAGCAGAAAATAAAGCAATTCAAGAGTTTAAAAGGATAGCCGAAAGCTTAGACCTTAGCATCAGAGAGGATGTCGCAGGGAATGTCATTGCAAGATGGGAAAGTGTAGCAACGGCTGTTGACTCTGCCGTTGCTGTCGGGTCTCACCTTGATACGGTCATTGAGGGAGGAGGATATGACGGCACCGCTGGAATCCTTTGCGGCTTAGGTGCGGTGAAGCTTTTACAGGATCGAGGGTTTGTTCCAAAGCGTCCTATTGAGATCATTTGCTTCCGTTCGGAGGAGTCTGCACGGTTTGGGGTCTCGACAATAGGCAGTAAAGCAATTGCCGGAATACTAGATTCCGAGATTGGAACTGTTGTGGATTCTAAAGGGACGTCGATCGCACAAGCTGTCCAGGATGTTGGCTTTGATTGGAGTAAATTCCCGAAGGCTGAGAGACAGAAGCAGGAGATCGGATCCTTTGTCGAGCTCCATATCGAGCAAGGTACCCTTATAGAAGAGAGCGGGAAGAATTTCGGGGTGGTCCATGGTGTTGCCTGTCCAATTCGTCTCAAGGTAACGGTGTCAGGAAAAGCGGGTCATACGGGTACAACACCGATGGACAAACGTCAGGATGCATTGGTTGCCATCGCACCACTCGTTCCATTTGTTTCGAAGACGGCTAAAGAGTTTACGGATCTCAATCAAAACCCAGTCGTCGCAACTGTGAGTACGATGGAGCTGAAGCCGAATGCGATGAACGTGATTCCTTCAAAGGTAGAGGCAGGAATTGATATCCGAAGCGTTGATGACGGACTGAAAAAGGAGGTCGAACAGCGCATTCGGGTGAAGTGTGAGGAGATTAATGCTGATTACCAGGTTACGGTTCACGTAGAAAAATTGGTCGATAACCAATCGGTTCATTTAGATTCTGAGGTACAGAAGAAGCTGGCGCAAGCAGGTGAACGTGCTGGTTATTCAAGTTTATCGATGAATAGCGGGGCAGGCCATGATGTCATGAACATAGCACAAAAGTGGCCAGCTGGACTCATTTTCATTCCGTGTAAGGACGGGGTCAGTCACCATCCTGATGAGCATGCGACACTGCGGGATCTTCAGATGGGAGTAGAACTAATAGCAAGTTATTTGACCATAGAGGCGGGTGATTGA